AGCAGGCGGAGCCGGAGATGCGGGCCGCCCTCCCAGTACCGCAGGAAGAAGAACCCCTCCAGCCGCGGATCCAGCTCTCCGACCAGACCGTCGACGGCCGTGGTGAGCAGCAGGTCGGTGCCGGCCCGGTGGAAGGCGTGCAGCGAGATCCAGCGGTCGGTCATGGCCTCAGTCATGGTTCACCTCGACCACGTACTCGGTCACATGGCGGTGCTCGCCGGGCCGCTCGCCGGGCCGCTCGCCGGACCGCTCGCCGCCGCCGGCGATGACGACGGCCGCCTCGAAGTCCGGCAGCAGCTCATGGAAGACGACCATCGGCCCGCTGGTGTCCAGCCCTCGGTCGAACAGCGCGACCAGCGCGGGGTCGGCCAGATCGAGATATGTCGGTTTGGCGTGCCGCGCGAGGCGCAGCCGCTCGCGGACCTGTGTGCCGGGGGCCGACGAGGAGACGAAACACCGTTCCGGCAGGCCGTGAGAGGCGAACCACCCGGCGAGCGCCAGCAGGTGTGCCGCCTCCGAGTCGCCTTTGCCCCGGCGCGGGATCTGGCGACTCGGGACATACCAGGCGACCCGCGCCACGGTGACCCGGCCGACCGTCACCCGGCCCCTGCGCACGACGTGGGACGGCACGGACTCGGGCCGCGGGGAGAAGACCGACTCCAGGTCCGTCACGGGGCTCGGCATGTCACCGAAGACCTGCAGCAACAGGCGTGCCGTACGCGGCAGCAGCATGGGAGCGACCATTCCCGTGTACACCGGCATGAGCCGGGTGCCGTACGTCATGTGCGTCAGGACGAGGCCACCGGGCTCGTGCCGGACCGCGAGGTCCCCCATGGCGCACGTGTCCGGACCACGCGGAACCGCGCCTGGATAGCCGAGCTCCTGGGCCGCCACCGGGGAACGCAGGTTGACGTTGCTGCCGAACAGCCCGGTGATCTCCACCGGCGTGCCGCGTTCCGTACCGAGGAGGCGGTTCTCCCCCACCGGAACGCCGGCGACCCGCAGCAGGCGGTGCACGCGGCTGCGCATCGCGCCGTGCCCCGGGCCGAGACCGTTCAGCACCAGGCGTACCGGCGTGCCGTCCGGCGGGCCGATCGTCTGCACGAAACAGGACAGCGACCCCACCGGACGGACGAACGCGGGGCGGCCGGCCGCCGAGCCGGCCAGCACCTCCGGATCGATGGTCAGTGTGCCGGGGGTCTCGCGCAGCGGCCCGCGTACCGCGGCCAGCGCCGCGGTCCTGGCGTCCTGGAGTTCGCCGAGCCGGGGAACGGCGGGGGTGCGGCCGGCCGGGGGCCGCTCCTGCCACGGGTACATGAGCGCGTGCAGCTCGCCGGCCGGGGTGCCGGGGGCCGCTCGGTGGGTCCGCTCCGCGAGCGTCCGGTGGAACCGGCCGAACGGCACCTGCTCGCCGGGGCCGAACCACTCCGCGAACAGGTCGGCGGCGAGCAGCCTCGCGACGCCGTCCCGGTCGAACACGGCCGCGAAATCGGTGATCACGTGCAGATCGCGGAGAGCGGGACGCCAGGCGGCAAGGCCGAGCCACGGTCCGGGGGTGGTGAGCACGGCGTTCTCGTGGAAGAGGTTGCGATCAGGCAGGCGGTCGGCGTCGTTTCCCGCCAGCGCGGCGAACGCGGACCGGACCTCACGCCGCAGCGCCTCACGTTCCGGCACGCCGGCCGCCTCCGGGTAACGGGTGAGCGCCTCCTGCGCGGCGGCCAGTGCCTTGCCTGCCGGATGCGTGCCGAGCCGGTCGGCCAGGCCGGCGAGATGCGCGGCGGCCTGGTCGGCGACCGGGGGACGGAGCTCCAGCACGCCGAGGCCGGCCAGCCGGCCGAACGCGCCGCCGGCCCGGACACGCAGATCGTCGTGCGGCGGGCTCAGCAGCCGCCGGAGCGGCTCGGACGCGGCGACGCCGCGGTAGACGTCCTCCTGGCCGGTCAGGTACCAAAGGCGGCCGTCGTCCTCGTCGAGGCTCGGGTTGGGCCGCACGTCGAAGAGGGCCGCGAGCGTGTCGTCGGTTCGCGCGAGGCCGGTGAGCAGGCCGAGCAGCAGCGGCACGTTCGGCTCGACCGCGCCGCGCCACTCCCAGGGCCCGTCCCAGCGGACCGGCTCGCCGTCGTCGCTCCACTCGCCGAGCGCCGCCATCATGAAGGTCGCGTGCGGGCTGGTCTTCGCCACCACGCGGGCCAGATAGCGGGTGAGCCGTAGCGCGACCTGGCGCGGCGGTACGCCGCCGGCCGGCCCGGCCAGCCAGCGGCTCAGCGCGGCCGACATCTCCGGTCCCGCCTGGAGCACGCCGAAGCGGAACGCGTCGGTGCCGGCCCACCGGCGCAGCGCCTCGCCGGCGTCCCGGCGCTCCTGGTCGAGCAGGCCGGGCAGCCGCGTGACGAGCGCGTCGTGCCGGTCGAGGTCCGCGACCCAGGCCGCGACGCGTGGATCGAGGCCGTGGCCGATCTCCACCGGCCAGGCGCGGCGTCCCGGCCGCTTCGCGTTGTACAGCGCGCGCCGCAACGCCACCAGCGCCGGCCGCACCGGGCCCGGGCCTGCCGCGCCGATCACCGGTTCGAGTTCCCCCGCCAGCCGCCTCCCCTCGGCGGCCAGCCGGTCGCGGACCGCGAGGATCTCCTGGACGCTCCGCCATGTGGCCGCGCATCTCAGCTGCGCGAGCGCCGCCACCGGCAGCGCGGCGGCCCTGGCGACCACTGCCGCGTCCGCCGTGCGTCCCGGCGCGCCGATCTCGACGCGTCCCGGCAGGCCACGACGCGTCGAGACCATGTCCGGGACGCTCAGATGAGCCAGCTGGTACGGCCGGTGATACCCGAAGCGCCTACCTCGGTGTTGCCGAGGCCCATGCCGAGGGCCTTCACGAGGTCCTCGCCGGGGAGCTCGACCGTCATCACGTCGAGCGTGTCCAGATCGAGGCGGAGCGGTTCTTCTGTCGCCATCTGCTCTCCCATTCTCACCCGCGGGAGCGGGCCATATCGGTGACGAGAACCACGCTAAACAGGGCCAGGGGACCCGTCCATCCGGCCGATGGGTCCGAAATCACCGGATCGAATGACGGCCGAACAGGAATCGACTCTCCCTCGCGCCTCGGCGCGTAAGATGGCCTTCCTGAGCAGGCAGGCGTCACTGTCAGCATGTTTACAAGAACAGTCAGGCCCGCGATGGTGAGTATTTACTGTCCGCCGGAGTACGGCCTCTTTTCGACACTCGTTCCGCTTTTGGGACGGACACGACAGAGGATTCCGGGGTAACCCCGCGGACCAGCGAGATTAACCGTCAATCAATATGTGTTACGTCTTTGTTTCGCGTAATCACGGAAAGGGTGCGCGGCGTCACGGAACGCCGCAGGACCCGGTGATGCCAGGCCCCGGCGAGACGCAGTGGTGACGCCTAGCCGGCCGCCTCGGGAACCGCCTTGGCGGCCGGGTCCGGCGGCGCCGGCTCCTCGGCGTCGCCGGTGTCGCTCGCGTCCGCGGTGTGCGCGGCGGCGGCGCGGGTGGCGCGGCGCTTGATGTACAGCGTGGTGCCGATGCCGAACAGGACGGCGACCACCAGGCCGACCCAGGAGAAGCCCTTGAGCCACCGCTCGGCCACGATGCCGAGGTAGTAGATCACCGCGGTGGTGCCGCCGGCCCACAGGATGCCGCCGAGCACGTTGGCGACAAGGAAACGCCAGTACGGCATGCGCAGCGCGCCGGCGAGCGGCCCGGCGAGGATGCGCAGCAACGCGATGAACCGGCCGAAGAACACGGCCCACATGCCCCACTTGTCGAACGACTCCCTGGCCTTCTGCAGGTGCGCGGGGCCGAAGTGCTTGGGGAACCGCCTGCCGAGCCGGTCGAACAGCGGCTGGCCGCCCTTGCGGCCGATGGCGTACCCGATGGAGTCGCCGATGATCGCGCCGACGCTCGCGCAGACCCCGACCCACAGGGGGTTGACGACGTGCTGCGCCGACAGCAGCGCCGCGCTGACCAGCACCACCTCGCCGGGCAGCGGGATGCCGAGGCTCTCCAGGCCGATGACCATCCCGACGAGCGCACAGATCCATAGGGGATCGATGGCCCGCAGCCATTCGTCGACATGCATGGCTCACAGCCTATGTGGTGAGATGCTCCGACTCGCCGGTCGCCGTGAGAAAAGCCAGCACCGCCTCCTGCGCGGCCTCACGCATCGCCACGTGCACCGCGGCGTTCTCGGCGCGGTCGGTGCGGACCTCGACCATACGCGGTCCTTCGCCTCTGATGGCCTTCGGCAGGTCGCCGGCGGAGGTGAGCAACGTGTACGGGGTGCCGGTCGCCGCGGCGACGTAGGCGAGGTCGACGCCGTGCGGCGTGCCGAAGACCCGTTCGAACGGCGCGGTGAGCCCGGCCTGCGGCAGCAGCGAGAAGATGCCGCCGCCGTCGTTGTTGACCACGACCAGGCACAGATCGGGACGCGGCTCGCGCGGGCCGAGGATCAGGCCGTTCTGGTCGTGCAGGAACGCGAGATCGCCGAGCAGCGCGTAGGAGGGGCCGTTGTGCGCGAGCGCGGCGCCGACCGCGGACGACACCAGGCCGTCGATGCCGGCCGCGCCGCGGTTGGCGAGCAGCCGCAGGCCGCGGCGGGGCCGCATGGCCTGGTCCAGGTCGCGGATCGGCATGGAGGACGCGCAGAACAGCAAAGCGTTGTTGGGCAGCGCCTCGGCCAGGTCGCGGGCCAGGCGCGGCTCGCTGATGCCGGAGTCGTCGAGCACGGCGTCCACGGCGTCCCGCGCGGCGGCCTCGGCCGACCGCCAGGACCGCAGCCAGGAGTCGTCCCCCGCGGCGACCGGGATCTCCACGGCGGGGGCGACCTGGGTGGCCGACCGGCTCGGGTCCGGCCAGCGGGACATGTCCGGGCTCACCACGATGTGCTCCCCCGCGCGGCCGAGCCAGCCGAGCAGCGGCCGGGACAGCGTGGGCCGGCCGAGCGTGACCACGACGTCCGGCACGTGCGCGTCGGCGAACTCCGGGATGCCGAGCAGGAAGTGGTACGCCGAGATGGAGTGGTCGCCGTACCGCGCGCCGCCGGTGGGTTCCGACAGCACCGGCCAGCCCGCCATGCCGGCGGCGGCGACGTACCGGCGGACGTTGGCGGCGCCGTCGCCGACGACGAGCACCCCGCGCCGCGTCGGCGCGACGTGCAGGCCCGCCGACGGCGGCGCCACGCGGGAGCGCACCCACGGACCGGAGGCCGCGCCGGTGAGCGGCTCGCTCCAGGTGTCGTCCCCGTCGGGGATCAGCGGCTCGCGGAACGCCAGGTTGAGGTGCACGGGCCCCGGGTCGCCGGGGCCGAGGGACCGCTGGTAGGCGCGGCAGGTGAGCGAGCGCCAGTAGGCCACCTGGCCGGGACGGTCCTCCGGCACGCCGACCTCGGCGAACCAGCGGACCGCGCCGCCGTACATCTTGATCTGGTCGATGGTCTGACTGGCACCGGTGTCGCGCAGTTCAGGCGGCCGGTCGGCGGTCAGCACCAGCAGCGGCACCCCGGACTCGTGGGCCTCGATCACCGCCGGGTGGAAGTTGGCGGCGGCGGTCCCCGACGTGCACACCAGCGCGACCGGACGCTCGGACCTGCGGGCCAGGCCGAGCGCGAGGAAAGACGCCGACCGCTCGTCGACGCGCACGTGCAGGCGGACCCGGGGGTCGGCGTGCGCGGCGATGGCCAGCGGCGCGGAGCGGGACCCGGGGGCCAGCACCACCTCGGTCAGGCCGCAGCGCACCAGCTCGTCGACCAGCACGGACGACAGCGCGGTCGCGGGGTTCACCTGCCCTCCTCGGGCACGGCCGCGCCACGGGCCCGGCGGGGACGCCGGGTCGCGGGCACGGGCAGACAGGTCATCTAGGGACGGCGGGGGAATCTGGAGAAGTCGGGACGCCGCTTCTCCTTGAACGCGTCACGGCCCTCCTGCGCCTCCTCGCTCATGTAGTACAGCAGCGTGGCGTCCCCGGCGAACTGCTGCATGCCGGCGGCGCCGTCGCTGACCGCGTTGATGGCACCCTTGAGCATGCGCAGCGCCAGCGGCGACTTGTCCAGCATCTCGCGGCACCACTGGACGGTCTCGGCCTCCAGCTCGGCCAGCGGCACGACCTTGTTGACCAGGCCCATGGCCTCGGCCTCGGCCGCGTTGTAGAAACGGCACAGGTACCAGATCTCGCGGGCCTTCTTCAGGCCGACGGTCTCGGCGAGCAGCCACGCGCCGTACCCGCCGTCGAACGAGCCGACCTTGGGGCCGGTCTGCCCGAAGACGGCGTTGTCGGCGGCGATGGTGAGGTCGCAGCAGACGTGGAGCACGTGGCCGCCGCCGACCGCGTACCCGGCGACCATGGCGACGACCGGCTTCGGCAGGCGGCGGATCTGGATCTGCAGATCAAGGACGTTGAGGCGGCCGATGCCGTCCGGGCCGACGTAGCCGTCGTCGCCGCGGATCTTCTGGTCGCCGCCGGAGCAGAACGCCTCGGTGCCGGCGCCGGTGAGAATGATCACACCGACCTCGCCGTCGTCCCGTGCGGCCTCGAAGGCGGCACGGAGCTCGAACAGCGTGGTGGGGCGGAAGGCGTTGCGCCGCTCGGGACGGTTGATGGTGATCTTCGCGATGCCTTCGCCGGTCTCGTAGATGATGTCCTCGTAGTCACCGGACCGCTTCCAGTCGACAGTGCTCACGGTCACACTCGCTCCTCACTCACCTGCGCTCACCTGCGCGTCGCCCGGCCGGCGACTCGGGCGGGGGCGTGCATACGACGGGACTAACCTTACGACCGTGAGTGAGCGGCCTGTGCACGCGGTGGTGGCACCCCCCGGCGGCGGCCTCGCCGACCGGATACGCCTGGCGCTCGGCGGCGAGGGCCCCGCCGTGCTGCCGCTCGACCCGGGGCTGCCGGGCCCGGCGCTGCGCGCGGTGCTCGCGGAGCTGCGGCCCACCCATGTGGTCACACCGGAGGGCACCAGGGCCTACCCCGGCGGCGTGGCCGCGGCGCCGGGCACGGCGGTGATCATCGCGACGAGCGGGTCCACCGGCACCCCTAAAGGGGTGGAGCTTTCCGCCGCCGCGCTGATCGCCTCGGCGGAGGCGTCCCTGCGGCGGCTCGGGGCCCGGCCGGGGGAACGCTGGCTGTGCTGCCTGCCGCCGTCGCACGTCTCGGGGCTGCAGGTCCTGGTCCGGTCGGTGCTCTCCGGGACCGAGCCGCTGATCCATGAGCGCTTCTCCCCCGCCGCGGTCGCCGCGAGCGGCGCCGACCACGTGTCCCTGGTGCCGACGCAGCTGCGGCGCCTGCTCGACCACGGCGCCGGCCTGTCGCGGTTCCGCACCGTGCTGCTCGGCGGCGCCGCCGCGCCGCCTGACCTCGTCCGGCAGGCCGGCACGCGGGTCGTGACGACGTACGGCATGAGCGAGACCTGCGGCGGGTGCGTGTACGACGGCGTGCCGCTGGACGGCGTGGAGGCGGCGATCGGGCCCGGCGGACGCGTCAGGATCCGGGGGCCGGTGCTGTTCTCCGGGTACCGGCTCGGGACGGCGCCGTCGAACCTCGAAGGCGGCTGGTACGTCACTACAGATGTGGGAGAGTTCCGGGACGGCAGACTGCTCGTGCTCGGCCGCGCGGACGACGTCATCAACACCGGCGGCCGTAAGGTCGCCGCCGGGCCCGTCGCCGGGGTGCTCACGCGCCACCCGGCGGTACGCGACGCGGTGGTCATGGGACGGCCGCACCCGGAGTGGGGTGAGGAGGTGGTCGCGGTCGTCGTCCCGGCCGATCCCGCGGCGCCGCCGACGCTCGGGGAGCTGCGTGCCGCGGTCAAGGAGACGCTGCCGGGCTACGCGGCGCCGCGCGCGCTGGAGGTGCTCGACGGATTCCCCCTGCTCGCCAACGGAAAACACGACCTCGTAGCCATCCGTCGTACTATTTTCGGCTTTGCTGGCATGAAAGATGAATCTTGACCACAATGTCCGGTCAAGGGAACCAGAAGTCGCATCCGGCGCGTCATACCGGCGAACCGGACCCAGGAAGGACGACGTCTTGATCAAGCCGACCCGCAACATGTGGATCTCCGCCGGCATCGCCGGAGTGATCCT
The window above is part of the Sphaerisporangium rubeum genome. Proteins encoded here:
- a CDS encoding lantibiotic dehydratase; protein product: MVSTRRGLPGRVEIGAPGRTADAAVVARAAALPVAALAQLRCAATWRSVQEILAVRDRLAAEGRRLAGELEPVIGAAGPGPVRPALVALRRALYNAKRPGRRAWPVEIGHGLDPRVAAWVADLDRHDALVTRLPGLLDQERRDAGEALRRWAGTDAFRFGVLQAGPEMSAALSRWLAGPAGGVPPRQVALRLTRYLARVVAKTSPHATFMMAALGEWSDDGEPVRWDGPWEWRGAVEPNVPLLLGLLTGLARTDDTLAALFDVRPNPSLDEDDGRLWYLTGQEDVYRGVAASEPLRRLLSPPHDDLRVRAGGAFGRLAGLGVLELRPPVADQAAAHLAGLADRLGTHPAGKALAAAQEALTRYPEAAGVPEREALRREVRSAFAALAGNDADRLPDRNLFHENAVLTTPGPWLGLAAWRPALRDLHVITDFAAVFDRDGVARLLAADLFAEWFGPGEQVPFGRFHRTLAERTHRAAPGTPAGELHALMYPWQERPPAGRTPAVPRLGELQDARTAALAAVRGPLRETPGTLTIDPEVLAGSAAGRPAFVRPVGSLSCFVQTIGPPDGTPVRLVLNGLGPGHGAMRSRVHRLLRVAGVPVGENRLLGTERGTPVEITGLFGSNVNLRSPVAAQELGYPGAVPRGPDTCAMGDLAVRHEPGGLVLTHMTYGTRLMPVYTGMVAPMLLPRTARLLLQVFGDMPSPVTDLESVFSPRPESVPSHVVRRGRVTVGRVTVARVAWYVPSRQIPRRGKGDSEAAHLLALAGWFASHGLPERCFVSSSAPGTQVRERLRLARHAKPTYLDLADPALVALFDRGLDTSGPMVVFHELLPDFEAAVVIAGGGERSGERPGERPGEHRHVTEYVVEVNHD
- a CDS encoding DedA family protein, yielding MHVDEWLRAIDPLWICALVGMVIGLESLGIPLPGEVVLVSAALLSAQHVVNPLWVGVCASVGAIIGDSIGYAIGRKGGQPLFDRLGRRFPKHFGPAHLQKARESFDKWGMWAVFFGRFIALLRILAGPLAGALRMPYWRFLVANVLGGILWAGGTTAVIYYLGIVAERWLKGFSWVGLVVAVLFGIGTTLYIKRRATRAAAAHTADASDTGDAEEPAPPDPAAKAVPEAAG
- the menD gene encoding 2-succinyl-5-enolpyruvyl-6-hydroxy-3-cyclohexene-1-carboxylic-acid synthase, coding for MNPATALSSVLVDELVRCGLTEVVLAPGSRSAPLAIAAHADPRVRLHVRVDERSASFLALGLARRSERPVALVCTSGTAAANFHPAVIEAHESGVPLLVLTADRPPELRDTGASQTIDQIKMYGGAVRWFAEVGVPEDRPGQVAYWRSLTCRAYQRSLGPGDPGPVHLNLAFREPLIPDGDDTWSEPLTGAASGPWVRSRVAPPSAGLHVAPTRRGVLVVGDGAANVRRYVAAAGMAGWPVLSEPTGGARYGDHSISAYHFLLGIPEFADAHVPDVVVTLGRPTLSRPLLGWLGRAGEHIVVSPDMSRWPDPSRSATQVAPAVEIPVAAGDDSWLRSWRSAEAAARDAVDAVLDDSGISEPRLARDLAEALPNNALLFCASSMPIRDLDQAMRPRRGLRLLANRGAAGIDGLVSSAVGAALAHNGPSYALLGDLAFLHDQNGLILGPREPRPDLCLVVVNNDGGGIFSLLPQAGLTAPFERVFGTPHGVDLAYVAAATGTPYTLLTSAGDLPKAIRGEGPRMVEVRTDRAENAAVHVAMREAAQEAVLAFLTATGESEHLTT
- the menB gene encoding 1,4-dihydroxy-2-naphthoyl-CoA synthase, giving the protein MSTVDWKRSGDYEDIIYETGEGIAKITINRPERRNAFRPTTLFELRAAFEAARDDGEVGVIILTGAGTEAFCSGGDQKIRGDDGYVGPDGIGRLNVLDLQIQIRRLPKPVVAMVAGYAVGGGHVLHVCCDLTIAADNAVFGQTGPKVGSFDGGYGAWLLAETVGLKKAREIWYLCRFYNAAEAEAMGLVNKVVPLAELEAETVQWCREMLDKSPLALRMLKGAINAVSDGAAGMQQFAGDATLLYYMSEEAQEGRDAFKEKRRPDFSRFPRRP
- a CDS encoding AMP-binding protein — translated: MSERPVHAVVAPPGGGLADRIRLALGGEGPAVLPLDPGLPGPALRAVLAELRPTHVVTPEGTRAYPGGVAAAPGTAVIIATSGSTGTPKGVELSAAALIASAEASLRRLGARPGERWLCCLPPSHVSGLQVLVRSVLSGTEPLIHERFSPAAVAASGADHVSLVPTQLRRLLDHGAGLSRFRTVLLGGAAAPPDLVRQAGTRVVTTYGMSETCGGCVYDGVPLDGVEAAIGPGGRVRIRGPVLFSGYRLGTAPSNLEGGWYVTTDVGEFRDGRLLVLGRADDVINTGGRKVAAGPVAGVLTRHPAVRDAVVMGRPHPEWGEEVVAVVVPADPAAPPTLGELRAAVKETLPGYAAPRALEVLDGFPLLANGKHDLVAIRRTIFGFAGMKDES